Proteins encoded in a region of the Watersipora subatra chromosome 5, tzWatSuba1.1, whole genome shotgun sequence genome:
- the LOC137396728 gene encoding neurofilament medium polypeptide-like yields the protein MDVYIANVTCKETVSARIQEIAQEELEKEMEELEKESTADKREEEGEEVEEVEEVEGKNGRSCPFSAAASQSAKPLVVAYALAGAESEREENSFEKEEKVCGQKCLFIVILDGQEQCGHGRHCCRSSCQLTQKDIWCKCTSVV from the exons ATGGATGTATATATAGCAAATGTGACGTGCAAGGAGACTGTGTCTGCGAG AATTCAAGAGATAGCGCAAGAGGAATTAGAGAAAGAAATGGAAGAATTGGAGAAAGAGAGCACAGCAGACAaaagagaggaagagggagagGAAGTAGAAGAAGTAGAGGAAGTAGAAGGAAAAAATGGAAGAAGCTGCCCTTTCTCAGCAGCAGCGAGTCAGTCTGCTAAACCGCTGGT agtgGCCTACGCCCTAGCGGGCGCAGAGTCGGAGAGAGAGGAGAATTCATTTGAAAAGGAGGAGAAGGTGTGCGGACAGAAGTGCCTGTTCATAGTCATATTAGATGGCCAGGAACAGTGTGGTCATGGTAGGCACTGCTGTAGAAGCTCCTGTCAGCTCACTCAGAAAGATATCTGGTGCAAGTGCACCTCTGTGGTATAG